One Vespula pensylvanica isolate Volc-1 chromosome 1, ASM1446617v1, whole genome shotgun sequence genomic region harbors:
- the LOC122635818 gene encoding mediator of RNA polymerase II transcription subunit 24, translated as MCNLLLTSVMETKVTSKTSSLKALLLRAWRERWSDLQWGINIKTILPRGVSGDVYNLADCILQQALVGPGPNQLVLSYLKHSLCSQLVSYAAVLQRISKYDGFHKPHCIVSLLEFLESIQVGITCRGKPEEDLLAAAVLSIVHWLLQCYLHTLNKMPQNNSMSQQVNELMDKPASILKQMLGSDFLCAMMYLAQYDDKELYIVVVRKCQEIETLLKSSNLKSSVSIEESLKKLCNLEVEILALSPEKSRMESITHCLQPLFAVQVLLNPSTETTVFVNQLQMIQRLKSYTNARLYCEIMRACLMCLHNVTGTFNESQWGAFTFLKVPVILKELHTATLNGDEKYEYSQDILDALELLLQFTPLLDIMDTTCSCNCIECLLNELQKVNLVTEKQAKQLSSRREGLTAALQKLETSSTPTSSIPKVIIRAEPTLAGILKTLNADYTKIHEALLSMLYQVLSGKSFELMLAVATVEGKLKTFVTKLIKFNECSKQINEPVPSKTAATRAMLFDVSFLMLCSIVQTYGSDVVLEEGGDSFFEQWVRECMPERNKPKSPQKMLQNIDPARVDTLLAQINSADPDFKSSNIKWHVACQSAMGAVKELLCAWESGVLGAGDVKRTLDGLRTAACCLPVCAAAWLCAYMSITHQDALLKPMNMVQHFLTPLPGEEMQDNFKERSSLMSQIIRKMQYDVHPPTQSKTKVLSMSHSIISRLPILEQLESIWYSINQRGWICMQATQSLELLLNTGGSLWFVSNIVKEVLKYRYQEELDQAVDLAFAIFHLDIENCTLDLINHIIPQYLYNSLQSEELVEPQSSVLAKLCVYCIFSTLEYNNSNPYRGNNRKRVRRDLDADELDALGVPANKILRLNETGDTNPIFGSQSPQTQNSTNGQKSIILRDPLSSALNGLFTTFTFLAGRDGEVSQQTHFILQFLRLMVQCGKDRTRIVLQGMPQTLVPCLLKALPESFSTDILLRFYDIQTVVGRKATARDLCMLRNINLKPTK; from the exons ATGTGTAATCTCTTGTTAACATCAGTAATGGAGACAAAAGTAACAAGTAAAACAAGTAGCTTAAAAGCTTTGTTACTTAGAGCATGGAGAGAACGATGGAGTGATCTACAATGGGGCATTAATATAAAGACA ATTTTGCCTAGAGGAGTTAGTGGAGATGTATATAACCTAGCAGATTGTATTTTGCAACAAGCATTAGTTGGACCTGGTCCCAATCAATTAGTGTTATCATACTTGAAACATTCTTTATGTTCTCAg ttaGTGTCATATGCTGCTGTATTGCAGCGTATAAGCAAATATGATGGTTTTCATAAGCCACATTGTATTGTGAGTTTATTAGAATTCTTAGAATCTATTCAGGTTGGTATAACCTGCCGTGGAAAGCCGGAGGAAGATCTTTTAGCAGCTGCAGTTTTATCGATAGTTCATTGGTTATTACAATGTTATTTGcatacattaaataaaatgccTCAGAACAATTCTATGTCTCAACAAGTAAATGAACTTATGGATAAACCAGCCAGTATTTTGAAACAAATGCTTGGTTCAGATTTTCTATGTGCAATGATGTACTTAGCTCAGTATGATgataaag aGTTGTACATTGTAGTGGTTAGAAAATGtcaagaaatagaaacattaTTGAAAAGTAGTAATTTGAAATCATCAGTCTCAATAGAAGAATCTCTTAAAAAGTTATGCAACTTGGAAGTTGAAATTCTTGCTTTATCACCTGAAAAATCAAGGATGGAATCCATAACTCATTGTTTGCAGCCATTATTTGCAGTTCAAGTGTTATTAAACCCAAGTACTGAAACAACTGTATTTGTTAATCAATTGCAAATGATACAACGTTTAAAAAGTTATACAAATGCAAGACTTTATTGTGAAATTATGCGTGCCTGTCTAATGTGCTTACATAATGTTACTGGTACATTTAATGAATCACAGTGGGGtgcatttacatttttaaaagttcCTGTTATTCTAAAAGAGCTTCATACAGCTACATTGAATg gagatgaaaaatatgaatattcgCAAGATATTTTAGATGCTTTGGAactattattacaatttactCCACTTCTTGATATAATGGATACTACATGCTCATGTAATTGCATAGaatgtttattaaatgaattacaAAAGGTGAATCTCGTTACAGAAAAGCAAGCAAAGCAATTGAGTAGTAGGAg AGAAGGATTAACTGCAGCATTGCAAAAATTAGAAACTTCTAGTACCCCAACATCATCTATTCCAAAAGTAATTATAAGAGCAGAACCAACGTTAGCAGGAATTTTAAAGACTCTTAATGCTGACTATACAAAAATTCACGAGGCATTACTTAGTATGTTATATCAAGTTTTATCAGGCAAGAGTTTTGAATTAATGCTTGCCGTTGCTACAGTAGAGGGCAAATTGAAAACATTTGTtactaaattaattaaattcaatgaatGTAGTAAACAAATCAATGAACCTGTTCCTAGCAAAACAGCTGCAACAAGAGCTATGTTATTCGATGTGTCATTTCTAATGCTCTGTTCTATTGTACAAACTTATGGTTCTGAT gTAGTTTTAGAAGAAGGTggagattctttttttgaacAATGGGTACGCGAATGTATGCCTGAACGAAATAAACCCAAGTCTCCTcaaaaaatgttacaaaatatTGATCCAGCTAGAGTAGATACATTGCTAGCTCAAATCAACTCAGCAGATCCAGATTTTAAATCTAGTAATATAAAATGGCACGTTGCTTGTCAATCTGCAATGGGAGCAGTAAAAGAATTACTTTGTGCATGGGAAAGTGGAGTATTAGGTGCTGGTGATGTAAAAAGAACATTAGATGGATTACGTACAGCTGCTTGCTGTTTACCAGTATGTGCAGCTGCATGGCTTTGCGCATATATGAGTATTACTCATCAAGATGCGCTTCTGAAACCTATGAATATGGTTCAGCATTTTTTGACTCCACTTCCTGGTGAGGAAATGcaagataattttaaagaaag ATCTAGTTTGATGTCTcaaattatacgaaaaatgCAATATGACGTACATCCACCAACACAATCTAAAACAAAAGTGCTTTCAATGTCTCACAG tATTATTTCGCGACTACCAATATTGGAGCAATTAGAATCTATTTGGTATAGCATTAATCAACGTGGTTGGATTTGTATGCAAGCCACACAATCATTagaattattgttaaatacgGGTGGCTCTTTATGGTTCGTTTCAAATATAGTCAAAGAAGTCTTAAAATATAGATACCAGGAAGAATTAGATCAAGCTGTAGATCTAGCATTTGCTATATTTCATCTCGACATCGAAAATTGTACGCTAGATCTCATAAATCATATCATTccacaatatttatataattcgttACA aaGCGAAGAACTCGTAGAACCACAATCGTCGGTATTAGCGAAGCTTTGTGTATATTGCATATTTTCAACATTAGAATACAATAATTCGAACCCGTATCGTGGAAATAATAGGAAACGTGTTCGTCGTGATTTAGATGCGGACGAATTAGACGCTTTAGGTGTACCcgcaaataaaattttgaggCTCAATGAAACTGGAGATACAAATCCTATATTTGGTTCACAGAGTCCGCAAACGCAAAATTCAACTAATGgtcaaaaatcaattattttaagaGATCCACTTTCGTCGGCCTTAAATGGATTGTTCACGACGTTTACATTTCTTGCTGGCAGAGATGGAGAAGTATCTCAACAGactcattttatattacaatttttacgattaatgGTACAATGTGGTAAAGATAGAACTCGTATCGTGCTTCAAGGAATGCCTCAGACATTA gTACCTTGCCTCCTCAAAGCACTGCCCGAGTCTTTTTCAACTGACATATTACTTAGATTTTACGATATACAGACTGTAGTAGGTCGTAAAGCAACCGCACGAGATTTATGTATGTtacgaaatattaatcttaagCCCACTAAATAG